The sequence CGCACTTGCTGCGTTACAAATGGTCGACGAAGGCAAGCTTTCTCTAGATGGAAACGTAAACGAGGCGCTGCAAAGCTGGTCGGTGCCCGAACATGAATTTGCAGCTACGGAGCAGGTGACGCTGCGCCGGCTGCTCAATCATACCGCCGGGACAACCGTGTGGGGGTTTCCAGGATATGTAGCGGATGAGGATGTGCCTTCAACAGTGGGTGTGCTTGCAGGTGACGGGAATACAGATCCGATAGAATTGTTTAAAACGCCGGGTGAAAGCTGGCAGTATTCAGGCGGAGGGTATACCGTTGCGCAACTGTTGATGGAAGAAGCGGCTGGCGAAACATTCCCTGCCTTGATGCAATCGCGGGTGTTGGGTCCATTGGAGATGTCGGAGAGTACTTTTCAACAACCTTTACCAGCTGCGCTACATGCAAATGCCGCCGCAGGTTATCGCCACGATGGAGATAGGGTTGTTGGTAAATGGCATACGTATCCGGAGATGGCCGCAGCCGGGCTTTGGACCACACCTTCCGACCTTGCTGCGTTTGTAGTAGCTATGCAGTCCGCCTTTGCCGGTGAAGAGGGAAGTGTATTGTCTGGTGAAACCACCGCGCAAATGATGAAGGCCGGGATGAACAACCAGGGCCTGGGGCCAGCCATTTCGGAAGATGGTGATTGGTTTATGCACGGCGGTGCAAACGAAGGCTTTCGGTGTTTTATGCTGGGGTCACTTGAAGGGGGCAACGGCCTGATCATGATGACCAATGGCGATAACGGCGGGGCACTTGTGGATGAAGTAAAGGTCACCATTGGGCGACTGTACGGCTGGGATGCGCTGGTCCCGGCGGAGAAGGTGGTTGCAGCTATTGGGTCTGAAGCTTTTGAGGCGGTGGCCGGTACGTATCGCTTTGATTTTGGCGAAGCCGTTTTCACGTACCAGGACGGAAAACTATTGCTTACCGCTACGTTTTTGGAGGGGGAAAATATTTTGTTGCCAGAATCAGCGTCCACGTTTTTCCACATGACCGAAGGAGATCAGTTTGAATTTCTGCTTAATGCTGACCGTGTTGTGGCGGTGCGTGTAAATGGTCAGGCCGTCGGTACAAAGAAATAAGCCAGGTGTCGCTATAATCGGCAATACGCTTTCCTGTAAAAACTAAAAGGTCTCGAACAGATGTTCGAGACCTTTTTTACGTAGTAGCGGGGGTGGGATTTGAACCCACGACCTCCGGGTTATGAGCCCGGTGAGCTACCAGCT comes from Bacteroidota bacterium and encodes:
- a CDS encoding serine hydrolase domain-containing protein; the encoded protein is MEDSLYPSLVVAGKAPETHTLAARMAEFNVPGLSIAVVENGRIAWAKGYGFSDAEAGTPVTTSTLFQAASISKPVAALAALQMVDEGKLSLDGNVNEALQSWSVPEHEFAATEQVTLRRLLNHTAGTTVWGFPGYVADEDVPSTVGVLAGDGNTDPIELFKTPGESWQYSGGGYTVAQLLMEEAAGETFPALMQSRVLGPLEMSESTFQQPLPAALHANAAAGYRHDGDRVVGKWHTYPEMAAAGLWTTPSDLAAFVVAMQSAFAGEEGSVLSGETTAQMMKAGMNNQGLGPAISEDGDWFMHGGANEGFRCFMLGSLEGGNGLIMMTNGDNGGALVDEVKVTIGRLYGWDALVPAEKVVAAIGSEAFEAVAGTYRFDFGEAVFTYQDGKLLLTATFLEGENILLPESASTFFHMTEGDQFEFLLNADRVVAVRVNGQAVGTKK